In Bombus affinis isolate iyBomAffi1 chromosome 11, iyBomAffi1.2, whole genome shotgun sequence, one genomic interval encodes:
- the LOC126921610 gene encoding probable ubiquitin carboxyl-terminal hydrolase FAF-X isoform X1, whose amino-acid sequence MTIATRGQGVGIDPPDSQQSTQMHSPSGPQQLADTMSGLQLTENVVQTECTNDTLASVEDSNQLHGEPDFPVAKLNMLHEKISSPRWVVPVLPEQELECLLQASIDLCKKGIDVQSEACQRFFREGLTISFTKILTDDAVSSWKMNIQNCINANCERLVDLCILKLDEDWFPLLDLLAMVFNPSNKFHTFNAARVSETVPPGSDIPDEQLYARPPPDSRSPRGWLVDLINRFGSLNGFEILLSRFQSGRNLTVPVIYALIRPFGLCYELLTVHTIVKYLMPIVEMVPVILNNLTDEELKKEAKNESKNDAISAIIKAAKCLVSRVPHQEEIIKNLGILRLKMILRLLQISSFNGKMNALNEVNKVIATVSFYQHRNAIVEEEEWLTAECMAKWIKENGVLEIVLRDSLHQPQYVEKLEKILRFIIKERALTLEDLDAVWAAQAGKHEAIVKNVHDLLAKLAWDFSPEQLDHLFECFQMSWKTANKKQGEKLLELIRRLAEDDKDGVMAHKVLTLFWNLAHSDEVPTEIMDQALNAHVKILDYSCSQERDAQKTIWLDKCVEELKNSDKWALPALKQIREICCLYEPNPNIACHGQRNHHYRQDVIERLQAEHSAVILVTNSLTNYMDKMRQLVKENPDIDGNTYMHDGRYNHIMQVQERLNFLRFLLKDGQLWLCADQAEQIWQCLAEQGVFVSDREACFKWFSKLMGDEPDLDPAINKDFFQNNILQLDPTLLTESGIKCYERFFKAVNSKEGKLKLKRRTFLMDDVDLIGTDYLWRVVTNSPEEIANRAIELLKEVNTNLGPRLQSSVLAFHVTYIGECMDRLKAHYDTVSVLSKVYLEGREEREQQMSNKIKIEAMKMCRVMKVLQEYINECDTTFPGERKILPLHRAVRGKHLSLIIRFANPGRNVDDIEIFTHSNDTLGSLRRQILRRIKANGSNVKLDLFLNGEPLESTDDRKLLSQTPLRDKMLLSAKLSQVNSNLQSSPDSSSDSSTSSPHHPYDGPDAEAENSLPGVVISQRSQYATFFFQLADLGCSLQHAQLRDGARNLLQLVPPDTLTVSRLQSLFGHCKEDDNLDNALCNEQNTTVDSLFFTASSSQVLYNLEVLYSLLMPVLDPMSERAFEFQCNFIKSGEAGVILEMLTKNKFLPNADETTKRAAYLTVLKLCKLLLTTVGNVMACVMDEVQQAGISENHDNHVHNNRGPVAVLKQALQSVPNQNTEYMLRSVATNLAQHLALRMLCGAAESDKCRQLFMQALSWELPDVATIRAIIRLAWAASTGNLNNINASAEMLHTLHEINEKETSNNPDNNDVLVCKEALEVLTIALVLNPTALESLSRDKMWHTFLIDLVLLSTSRVVRMAAAEQFFLISTWYSSGHQPLLFAITLLFTVLNTTVMEHAKQSHEYFQLLCRLLNFAHMSGCPLLTAETLLNIEIAWLKKVRDNVKETGESQVDEAVLEGHLGLTKELLAFLPPSKKFELGSDEKHGVNLIKELVEDFVFPASRLMLQLRSTGELSATQASPVCTTPQSTSAAFDLLVGLCVGCVPNMKLLVTMLTDMFYSERDEPLVEWDYLPPVGLRPLKGFVGLKNAGATCYMNSVLQQLYMVESIRVGLLAAEGAATDLNEDFSGEERIEGEQTIEANDNDTNEEKCGADESRKEYNIGILKQVQAIFGHLAYSKLQYYIPRGLWKHFKLQGEPVNLREQQDAVEFFMSLVESLDEALKALGHEQIMSKILGGSYSDQKICKGCPHRYSKEEPFSLISVDIRNHSNLLDSLEQYVKGELLEGADAYHCDKCNKKVVTVKRLCVKKLPPVLAIQLKRFEYDYERVCAIKFNDYFEFPRDLDMEPYTVSGLAKLEGEVIDCDYEESVKGTCTKYQLTGIVVHSGQASGGHYYSYILHRQNDGVAKWYKFDDGDVTECKMEEEEEMKSQCFGGDYLGEVFDHMLKRMSYRKQKRWWNAYMLFYTRLDVEENSLMKSVNELSLYTKLGVIKMPPAIEYSVRKQNIKFMHNRNQFSAEYFQFIKKLVSCNPHNINRQNMNEKLNPEQEELAMLSVQLASRFLFYTGFHTKKTLRGNATDWYDIVCHHLRSSKTVRSWFAHNVLFNHPHRFCEYLLSCPSTEVRTAFLKILVFLAHISLLDGPCVPPSLNAPTILLDPTATLSDHLLHAVLSLLHREISDHGRHLPHYFSLFHTYASLGLAEKAQLLKLNVPVTFMLVAIDEGPGPTIKYQYPELTKLHQVVSMLIRCCDVSSKAHSSLAQSGVAPLPNPYGDPACQNEYLMPIQPQAADILFVKNSYMKKLIEDADVNVTEDTVKLLQYCCWENPHVSRTVLSELLWQIGFSFAHEIKHHTDLLLAVLLMEDSWQTHRVHNALKGVPDEREGLFEIIQRSKHHYQKRGYQCIKCMVQLFSKCRPAHQLLHHSSELKRKWIHATDWLHEELDKRPYASAAPYTHAYSNWSPPAQSNDSANGYVLERSNSAKKTLERACELCPDEEQEVEDTSEDCTEETEKYQPQNRDILRSRRSLVWGCIGYPDVTVMQQMQEEQQSQPRPSPVHTPLWSQSPVILTPPAHQLHSPQNCESSQNTSQDP is encoded by the exons ATGACGATTGCCACAAGAGGCCAAGGAGTAGGCATAGACCCTCCTGACAGCCAGCAAAGTACACAG atGCACAGTCCATCGGGCCCACAACAATTAGCTGACACAATGTCGGGACTTCAACTCACGGAGAATGTGGTACAAACAGAATGCACCAATGATACCTTAGCTTCAGTAGAGGATAGTAATCAGCTCCATGGCGAGCCAGATTTTCCTGTTGCAAAACTCAATATGCTTCATGAAAAAATATCTAGTCCACGATGGGTTGTACCAGTTCTGCCAGAACAAGAGTTAGAGTGCCTGTTACAAGCCAGTatcgatctttgtaaaaaag GAATTGATGTACAAAGTGAAGCGTGTCAGCGCTTTTTTCGAGAAGGACTCACTATTTCTTTTACCAAAATATTGACTGATGATGCAGTAAGTAGTTGGAAAATGAACATTCAAAATTGTATTAATGCAAACTGCGAGCGATTAGTGGATCTATGTATCCTGAAACTAGATGAGGACTGGTTTCCTCTTCTTGATTTGCTGGCAATGGTTTTTAATCCTAGTAATAA ATTTCATACATTTAATGCTGCAAGGGTCTCTGAAACTGTCCCTCCAGGAAGTGATATTCCTGATGAACAGCTTTATGCAAGGCCACCTCCTGATTCAAGAAGTCCTCGTGGTTGGCTAGTGGATCTCATAAATAG GTTTGGAAGCCTTAACGGATTTGAAATTTTGCTCTCTAGATTTCAGAGCGGCCGAAATTTAACAGTACCAGTTATTTACGCTTTAATCAGACCTTTTGGTTTATGTTATGAACTACTTACTGTTCACACAATAGTTAAATATCTGATGCCTATTGTG GAAATGGTGCCTgtaattttgaataatttaacTGATGAGGAATTAAAGAAGGAGGCGAAAAATGAATCAAAAAATGATGCAATATCAGCTATAATCAAAGCCGCCAAATGTTTAGTTTCACGAGTACCACACCAAgaggaaataattaaaaatttgggAATTCTGAGACTGAAAATGATATTGAGACTCTTACAAATTTCTTCATTTAACGGAAAAATGAATGCTTTAAATGAAGTAAATAAAGTCATTGCCACTGTTAGTTTTTACCAACATCGAAATGCAATTGTTGAAGAAGAGGAATGGCTTACTGCGGAATGCATGGCT AAATGGATAAAGGAAAATGGAGTATTAGAAATTGTTTTAAGAGATTCGTTACATCAGCCTCAATATGTTGAAAAGTTGGAAAAGATTTTACGCTTTATTATAAAAGAACGAGCATTAACTTTAGAAGATTTAGATGCTGTTTGGGCAGCACAAGCCGGGAAACATGAAGCTATTGTGAAAAATGTTCATGATTTGTTAGCCAAACTTGCTTGGGATTTTAGCCCTGAGCAACTTGACCACTTATTCGAATGTTTTCAG ATGAGTTGGAAGACTGCTAATAAGAAACAAGGAGAAAAGTTATTAGAATTAATTCGGAGATTAGCAGAAGATGATAAAGATGGTGTAATGGCACATAAG GTGTTAACTCTTTTTTGGAATTTGGCTCATTCTGACGAGGTGCCTACAGAAATAATGGATCAAGCATTAAATGCTCATGTAAAAATTCTTGATTATTCGTGTTCACAAGAAAGGGATGCTCAAAAGACAATTTGGTTAGACAAATGCGTGGAAGAACTAAAGAATAGTGATAAGTGGGCTTTGCCTGCGTTAAAACAAATTCGGGAAATATGCTGCCTTTATGAACCAAACCCTAATATAGCATGTCATGGTCAACGGAACCATCATTATAG GCAAGATGTTATAGAACGACTTCAAGCAGAACATTCTGCAGTAATTCTCGTGACAAACAGTTTAACAAATTATATGGATAAAATGCGGCAGTTGGTTAAGGAAAATCCAGACATTGATGGAAATACTTACATGCACGATGGTCGCTACAATCATATTATGCAAGTACAGGAAAGACTTAATTTCCTTCGTTTCTTGTTGAAG GATGGTCAACTATGGTTATGCGCGGATCAAGCTGAACAGATTTGGCAATGTTTAGCTGAACAAGGTGTATTTGTATCCGATCGTGAAGCATGTTTCAAATGGTTTTCAAAATTAATGGGAGATGAACCAGATCTTGATCCAGCAATAAATAAGGACTTTTTccaaaataatatattacaattagATCCGACATTACTTACGGAAAGTGGTATCAAATGTTATGAAAGATTTTTCAAGGCAGTCAATTCTAAGgaaggaaaattaaaattaaaaaggagaaCGTTTCTAATGGATGATGTTGACCTAATTGGTACAGATTATTTGTGGCGC GTCGTGACCAATAGCCCTGAAGAAATAGCAAATCGAGCTATAGAATTATTAAAAGAAGTGAATACTAATTTAGGACCACGACTTCAGTCATCAGTTTTGGCGTTTCACGTGACATATATAGGAGAGTGTATGGACAGATTGAAAGCACATTATGATACTGTATCTGTCTTGAGTAAAGTATACCTTGAAGGAAGGGAAGAACGCGAACAGCAAAtgtcaaataaaattaaaatagaagCTATGAAAATGTGCCGTGTTATGAAAGTGTTACAGGAATATATAAATGAATGTGATACGACATTTCCAGGAGAACGAAAAATATTGCCATTACATAG AGCAGTTCGTGGGAAACACCTATCTCTTATCATTCGTTTTGCGAATCCTGGTCGTAATGTGGATGATATAGAGATATTTACACATAGCAACGACACTTTGGGGTCATTAAGGCGACAAATATTACGCAGAATTAAGGCAAATGGATCAAATGTGAAACTTGACTTATTTCTTAATGGGGAACCTTTGGAGTCAACAGATGACAGGAAACTACTTTCTCAAACTCCACTGAGAGATAAGATG CTGTTGTCTGCAAAACTAAGTCAAGTAAACAGCAACTTGCAGAGTTCGCCAGATAGTAGCTCAGATAGTTCTACCAGTTCTCCACACCATCCATATGATGGGCCAGATGCAGAAGCAGAAAACAGTTTACCCGGAGTG GTCATATCGCAAAGATCGCAGTATGCTACATTCTTCTTTCAGTTAGCAGATCTTGGATGTAGTCTTCAACACGCGCAATTACGCGATGGTGCAAGAAACCTTTTACAACTGGTGCCACCAGATACACTTACTGTATCACGATTGCAGTCGTTATTCGGTCATTGCAAAGAAGACGACAATTTAGATAATGCTCTTTGTAATGAACAAAATACTACAGtagattctttattttttactGCAAGTTCTAGCCAAGTTTTATACAATTTAGAG gTTTTATATAGTTTATTAATGCCAGTTTTAGATCCAATGTCAGAAAGAGCGTTTGAGTTTCAATGCAACTTTATAAAAAGTGGCGAAGCTGGTGTTATTCTTGAAATGTtaactaaaaataaatttctaccaAATGCAGATGAAACTACTAAACGAGCAGCGTATTTAACGGTGTTAAAATTATGTAAACTCTTATTAACGACAGTGGGTAATGTGATGGCCTGTGTAATGGATGAAGTGCAACAAGCTGGTATTTCGGAAAACCACGATAATCATGTTCACAACAATCGAGGCCCAGTAGCGGTTTTGAAACAAGCCTTACAAAGTGTACCTAATCAGAATACTGAGTATATGTTGAGAAGCGTAGCAACGAACTTGGCGCAGCATTTAGCGCTTCGAATGTTATGTGGAGCAGCGGAATCTGACAAATGTCGGCAACTTTTTATGCAAGCCCTTTCCTGGGAGCTACCAGACGTAGCTACTATTCGTGCCATAATTAGGCTAGCATGGGCAGCATCGACaggtaatttaaataatataaatgctTCTGCTGAGATGCTCCATACACTTCACGAAATAAACGAAAAGGAAACGTCAAATAATCCTGACAATAACGATGTGTTAGTATGTAAAGAAGCATTAGAAGTTCTGACAATCGCTTTGGTACTGAATCCAACTGCGTTAGAATCATTATCAAGAGATAAAATGTGGCATACGTTTTTAATAGACCTTGTTCTCTTGAGTACATCGAGAGTGGTTAGAATGGCTGCGGCTGAACAGTTTTTTCTTATATCAACGTGGTACAGTAGTGGTCATCAACCATTACTTTTTGCAATAACGCTACTTTTCACTGTTTTAAACACTACGGTTATGGAGCATGCAAAACAGAGTCATGAGTATTTTCAGCTTTTATGTAGGCTGCTAAACTTTGCACACATGTCAGGATGTCCTCTTCTGACTGCTGAAACATTATTGAACATCGAAATAGCATGGTTAAAGAAAGTACGAGACAATGTTAAAGAAACTGGAGAAAGTCAAGTTGATGAAGCTGTCCTTGAAGGTCATCTTGGTCTTACTAAAGAATTACTAGCTTTCCTACCTCCGAGTAAAAAGTTTGAACTTGGCTCTGATGAAAAACACGGCGTAAATTTGATCAAGGAATTAGTCGAAGATTTTGTATTTCCTGCATCGCGTCTTATGCTGCAACTGCGTAGCACTGGAGAGCTAAGTGCTACGCAAGCGAGCCCAGTATGCACGACTCCTCAATCGACTAGCGCAGCATTTGATTTACTTGTAGGTCTTTGTGTAGGCTGTGTACCTAACATGAAACTTCTAGTCACAATGCTCACTGATATGTTCTACTCTGAGAGAGATGAACCGCTAGTAGAATGGGATTATTTACCACCAGTCGGGCTTAGACCACTGAAAGGCTTTGTAGGTTTAAAGAACGCTGGTGCAACTTGTTACATGAACTCAGTATTACAACAATTGTACATGGTTGAAAGTATAAGAGTCGGACTTTTGGCTGCAGAAGGTGCAGCGACAGATTTGAACGAAGATTTTTCTGGAGAAGAAAGAATTGAAGGAGAACAAACGATAGAAGCAAACGATAATGATacaaatgaagaaaaatgtGGAGCAGACGAATCTCGAAAGGAATATAATATTGGTATTTTAAAGCAAGTTCAAGCAATCTTTGGTCATCTAGCATATAGcaaattacaatattatatacCTAGAGGTCTTTGGAAACACTTTAA acTTCAAGGTGAGCCTGTAAATCTTAGAGAACAACAAGATGCAGTAGAATTTTTTATGAGTTTAGTGGAAAGCTTAGATGAGGCACTGAAAGCCTTAGGACATGAACAGATAATGAGCAAGATTCTTGGTGGTTCATATAGTGACCAGAAAATCTGCAAAGGTTGCCCTCATAG ATATTCCAAGGAGGAGCCGTTTAGTTTGATAAGCGTGGATATTAGGAATCACAGTAATTTACTGGACTCTCTTGAACAATATGTGAAAGGAGAATTATTGGAAGGTGCAGACGCTTATCATTGCGACAAATGTAATAAAAAG gTCGTAACAGTAAAACGATTATGTGTAAAGAAGTTGCCACCTGTTTTAGCGATACAATTAAAAAGATTTGAATATGATTACGAAAGGGTTTGCGCTATTAAATTTAACGATTATTTTGAATTTCCAAGAGATTTGGATATGGAACCTTATACTGTTTCTGGGCTCGCTAAACTGGAGGGAGAAGTTATAGACTGTGATTACGAGGAATCGGTGAAAGGGACTTGTACTAAATATCAATTAACTGGCATCGTAGTACATAGTGGCCAGGCTAGTGGTGGTCATTATTATTCGTATATCCTACATAG ACAAAATGATGGCGTTGCAAAATGGTATAAGTTCGACGATGGCGATGTTACGGAATGTAAAatggaggaagaggaagaaatgAAGTCGCAATGTTTCGGCGGTGATTATTTGGGGGAAGTATTTGATCATATGCTTAAAAGAATGAGTTACCGAAAACAAAAACGATGGTGGAATGCCTATATGTTATTTTATACCAGATTAGATGTAGAAGAAAATTCTTTAATGAAAAGTGTTAATGAATTATCCTTGT ATACGAAACTAGGAGTTATAAAAATGCCCCCAGCTATCGAATATAGTGTCAGAAAACAGAATATCAAGTTCATGCATAATCGAAACCAGTTTAGCgcagaatattttcaatttattaaaaaacttGTATCTTGTAATCCCCATAACATCAATAGACAAAATATGAATGAAAAACTT AATCCAGAGCAGGAAGAACTTGCAATGCTATCCGTGCAGTTAGCATCGAGATTCCTGTTTTACACAGGTTTTCATACTAAGAAAACTTTGCGCGGTAACGCAACGGATTGGTATGACATTGTTTGTCATCATTTACGTAGTAGCAAAACAGTGCGATCCTGGTTTGCTCATAATGTCCTATTTAATCATCCACATAG ATTTTGCGAATATCTTTTGAGCTGTCCTAGTACAGAAGTTCGAACGGCATTTCTCAAAATTTTGGTATTTCTCGCACACATTTCCTTATTGGATGGCCCATGCGTGCCGCCTAGTTTAAACGCACCAA CTATACTTTTAGATCCAACAGCAACACTGAGTGATCATTTATTGCATGCAGTACTTTCTTTACTTCATCGTGAAATCTCAGATCATGGCCGCCATTTACCACATTATTTCTCTCTGTTTCACACGTATGCATCGCTTGGTCTCGCTGAAAAGGCCCAATTGCTTAAG TTAAATGTGCCGGTTACGTTTATGTTGGTTGCTATCGACGAAGGACCCGGACCTACGATAAAATATCAGTATCCTGAATTAACTAAATTGCATCAGGTAGTTAGTATGTTGATACGCTGTTGCGATGTGTCATCGAAAGCACACTCGAGTCTTGCACAGTCAGGCGTAGCACCTTTACCAAACCCATATGGTGACCCGGCATGTCAAAATGAATATTTGATGCCTATTCAGCCGCAGGCAGCAGATATTCTCTTCGTTAAGAACAG TTATATGAAAAAATTGATCGAAGATGCAGACGTTAACGTTACTGAAGATACAGTGAAGTTATTGCAATATTGTTGTTGGGAGAATCCTCATGTGTCACGAACCGTTCTCAGTGAATTATTATGGCAGATTGGATTTTCTTTCGCACATGAAATAAAACATCATACTGACCTATTACTTGCTGTACTTCTTATGGAGGACTCGTGGCAAACTCATCGTGTTCATAATGCTCTGAAAG GTGTACCAGATGAAAGAGAAGGTTTATTCGAGATAATACAAAGAAGTAAACATCATTATCAGAAAAGAGGTTATCAATGCATTAAATGCATGGTGCAGCTCTTCAGTAAGTGTCGACCTGCACATCAGCTCTTGCATCATAGCTCCGAATTGAAGAGAAAGTGGATACACGCTACCGACTGGCTTCATGAAGAACTCGATAAA AGACCGTATGCTTCTGCGGCACCATATACTCATGCGTATAGTAATTGGTCTCCACCAGCTCAATCCAATGACTCTGCAAATGGTTATGTTTTGGAGCGTAGTAATAGCGCGAAGAAGACATTAGAAAGAGCATGCGAACTTTGTCCGGATGAAGAACAGGAGGTAGAGGATACAAGCGAAGATTGCACTGAGGAGACAGAAAAGTACCAACCACAGAATAGAGACATATTGCGATCGAGACGTAGTTTAGTATGGGGATGTATAGG TTATCCTGACGTCACTGTAATGCAACAAATGCAAGAGGAACAACAATCTCAGCCTAGACCATCTCCAGTTCATACTCCTCTTTGGTCCCAATCCCCGGTTATACTCACACCACCAGCTCATCAGTTACATAGTCCACAGAACTGTGAGTCGTCACAAAATACCAGCCAGGATCCATAA